Within the Dechloromonas denitrificans genome, the region GCCGCCGCCCGGCCCTCCGCGACCGCCGCCCGAAGGCATGCCGCCGCCTCCACCACCTGGACCGCCACCGCTCCCCAGGCCACCGCCGCCTGGCCCGGCCGATTCGCCGCGTCCCGCCTCGGGCGCTTCCTGCACTTGCGGCGGACCACCCGACAACACGCGATGCGAACCGCCGGAGAGCAACAGCAAATACTTGTCGCCCTCCGGCATGTAGGTGAAGGGCGCCAGGCGAGCGGCCAGCGAAGTGACGACGGCAAAACTGTCGCTGTCCTCGGTCGCCGTCGCCGCGAAGACCGGTATCCGGATCGCGCCAAAGCGCTTGGCGAAGCCGCCACCGGCCGCGTTGGCGTAGGGGCTGAGCAGGATGGCGGCACGCGGCGGATTTTTCAGCACCGGCAGGTTCACGCCGCTGCTGGACTCGCCGGCCAGCGCCTGCACTGTCTGCGCGCCCAGGTCGTAGCCGGCCAGCACGGTGGCCGCTGGGTCGATCCGGTCAAAGGGCGGCGTGCCGCGCGCCAGCCGCTTGTCGAGTTCAAGCAGTACGCTGTCCACGGCGCGCAGCCGTTCGTTGAGCGCCGCCGTCGCATAGTTTTCACGGGCCAGCGCGGTGAAATCGGCGTTCTTCGCATAGCGCCCCTGCAGGGCGGCCGCCCCGAAGCGGTTCGGCTGCAGGCTGAGCACGGCGTAACCAGCCGCCACCCAGGCGGTTCGCCAGCTGCGGCCAGCCTCGACCGATTCGCCAAGACCGGGCAGATAGACGATCAGCGGATAACGGCCGGCTTCGCGCGGCAAGGTGAGGGTGACGGGGATTTCGCCGGGCGCTGCTGGGTCGCTGCTCAGCCAGCTTTCGCTGTAGGTTTCGGCGACGTAGCGACGCTCCGGCTGGTAGGCCCGCTCGGCGTAGCGGCGCATCTCCGGATCGTCCGCCGTGGCCGGTCGGCGCTGGCTGGTGCAGCCGCTGACCAGCAGCGCCAGGGCGAAGACGGCGAACCACAGCGGCGGGCGGTCGGCGCCGGCGAGAAAGGGCGAAAAAGCCGAGGTATTGAGCATTTATCTGGTTTTCATTTATTGGAAAGTCGCGGCGGTCAATCCGGCGGCGCCCGGCGCGCCTTGGCCGGCACTCTGGGCGCGTTTGCCGCGCAAGGCTTTCAGGCGGCTTTCGATGACCAGCAGTTCGCGGGTATCCGCCCCCTGGCCGCTATCGGCGCGCAAGGCGAGTTCAAGTTGTTCGACTGCCCCGGCGCTGTCACCCAGCGCGGCGTAATATTCGCCTTGATGGCGATGCGACTGCATGCCGTTGCCCAGTGCCGCATAGGCCTCGGCGGCGACCTGATGCAGGCTGGCATCGCCGGCGCGGCTGACCAGCGCCTGTTCGGCAAAACGGACCAGTTCGCCATAACGGCGTTCGTGCAGCAGGATTCGCGGGTAGTCATGGACCAGTTGCAGGTGCTGCGGATAACGGGCCAGCGCCTTTTCGTAACGCCGCTGCGCCGCCTGATATTGGCCGGCCTGCTGCAGGATCTGGCCGGCCAGGGCCTCGATCATCGGATGCTGCACGCCGTCGCGCTCCAGCCCGTCGATTTCCTTCAGGGCGCGCGGCAAATCCTTGGCCCGCAACAGCGCGGCGGCCAGCCCGTAGCGGGTCGCCGCCCGATCCTGAAAGCGCTTCTCGGCCAGGCGGCTGGTGAAATCGTTCACCGCATCTTCCGGCCGACCGTCGTAACTGTGCAGCAGGGCGCG harbors:
- a CDS encoding alpha/beta hydrolase family protein: MLNTSAFSPFLAGADRPPLWFAVFALALLVSGCTSQRRPATADDPEMRRYAERAYQPERRYVAETYSESWLSSDPAAPGEIPVTLTLPREAGRYPLIVYLPGLGESVEAGRSWRTAWVAAGYAVLSLQPNRFGAAALQGRYAKNADFTALARENYATAALNERLRAVDSVLLELDKRLARGTPPFDRIDPAATVLAGYDLGAQTVQALAGESSSGVNLPVLKNPPRAAILLSPYANAAGGGFAKRFGAIRIPVFAATATEDSDSFAVVTSLAARLAPFTYMPEGDKYLLLLSGGSHRVLSGGPPQVQEAPEAGRGESAGPGGGGLGSGGGPGGGGGGMPSGGGRGGPGGGIRGVAALGGMSAFPVANSARQVIAIQRLSVAFLDAQVKKDPIAEEWLARDAERWLEPVGELRRK